In the genome of Brassica napus cultivar Da-Ae unplaced genomic scaffold, Da-Ae ScsIHWf_787;HRSCAF=1130, whole genome shotgun sequence, one region contains:
- the LOC125605629 gene encoding uncharacterized protein LOC125605629: MRHHLIEGLKDQYMTIENPLDLWNALRHRYDHQKMVLLPKARHDWMHLRFMDFKSVDEYNSALFKIVSILRLCGEEVSDVMMLEKTYTTFNQSNSVLQQQYRTKGFATYTDLISCLLLAEANNELLMKNSGARPAGTAPLPEAHDIEKKDPKEIYYAQDNRKPYGHSRGGYRGRRRDNHNGRDSYSTGRRGNHNNRGRGSNYGRGRGSYGRGRGGISKPSYTSKSLCHRCGMDNHWAKNCRTPKH, encoded by the coding sequence atgcgccatcatctcattgaaggtcttaaagatcagtacatgacgATTGAGAATCCATTGGACCTTTGGAATGCTTTAAGGcacagatatgatcaccaaaagatggtgttgcttccaaaggcaagGCACGATTGGATGCATCTCAGATTCATGGActtcaagtccgtggatgagtacAACTCGGCCTTGTTCAAAATCGTCTCAATACTAAGACTGTGTGGTGAAGAAGTATCTGATGTTatgatgcttgaaaagacctaTACGACTTTCAATCAGTCGAATTCTGTACTGCAGCAGCAGTATAGAACAAAAGGTTTTgccacatacactgatctgatctcctGTCTACTCTTGGCCGAGGCAAATAATGAGCTTCTCATGAAGAACAGTGGAGCTAGACCGGCCGGGACAGCACCATTACCCGAAGCCCATGACattgaaaagaaagatcccaagGAAATCTACTATGCCCAAGACAACAGGAAACCATACGGTCATAGCCGTGGTGGGTACAGGGGGCGTAGACGTGACAACCATAATGGTCGAGATAGCTACTCAACCGGCCGTAggggaaaccacaataaccgtggtcgtggttccaattacggtCGGGGCCGAGGGAGTTATGGCCGTGGACGAGGTGGtatatccaaaccatcttacacgtccaaGTCCTTATGTCACAGATGCGGGATGGACAatcattgggccaagaactgcAGAACTCCAAAGCACTT